One Candidatus Neomarinimicrobiota bacterium DNA window includes the following coding sequences:
- the rplD gene encoding 50S ribosomal protein L4 codes for MRLNVLTASGDDTGKKVNLSPQIFEIEPNDNAVHSAVIAELAHLRQGSRATKNKAEVQGSGRKPWRQKGTGRARIGTIRSPIWRGGGHTFALKPGISRHKINKKVKQLARRSAFSTHAKAGSIRVIEELNFEDNKTKQMRNLLQSLRINGGSALLLVKELNENVLLAARNLRNLMVVRADYSSTLDLLSSKTLIIETGAVEIINKMFDQTKKTAEREVQ; via the coding sequence ATGAGACTGAACGTACTGACAGCATCGGGCGATGACACCGGCAAAAAGGTAAATCTGAGCCCGCAGATATTCGAAATCGAACCGAACGACAACGCGGTTCATTCCGCGGTAATTGCCGAGCTCGCACATTTGAGACAGGGGAGCCGTGCGACGAAGAACAAGGCTGAAGTACAGGGCAGCGGAAGGAAACCGTGGCGGCAAAAAGGCACCGGAAGAGCAAGGATAGGCACGATCAGATCCCCCATTTGGAGAGGCGGCGGTCATACGTTTGCGCTTAAACCGGGCATCAGCCGGCATAAGATAAATAAAAAAGTGAAACAGCTGGCAAGACGGAGCGCCTTTTCCACGCACGCAAAGGCAGGAAGCATAAGGGTCATCGAGGAATTGAACTTTGAAGACAATAAGACGAAGCAGATGAGGAATCTATTGCAAAGCCTTCGAATCAACGGCGGCAGCGCTCTCCTGCTCGTCAAGGAACTTAACGAGAACGTTCTCCTCGCCGCACGCAACTTGCGAAATCTGATGGTAGTAAGGGCTGACTATAGCTCCACTCTCGATTTGCTCAGCAGTAAGACACTGATAATTGAAACGGGTGCGGTAGAAATAATTAACAAGATGTTTGATCAAACGAAGAAAACCGCCGAACGAGAAGTCCAATGA